One Neovison vison isolate M4711 chromosome 2, ASM_NN_V1, whole genome shotgun sequence genomic window carries:
- the LOC122899842 gene encoding small vasohibin-binding protein translates to MDQPTRKEKSKVKEPVSRVEKAKQKSAQQELKQRQRAEIYALNRVMTELEQQQFDEFCKQMQPPGE, encoded by the exons ATGGATCAGCCTACAcggaaagaaaaatccaaagttAAAGAACCTGTGAGCAGAGTTGAGAAGGCCAAGCAGAAATCAGCCCAGCAGGAGCTGAAGCAAAGACAAAGAGCAGAG ATCTATGCCCTCAACAGAGTCATGACAGAACTGGAGCAGCAGCAGTTCGATGAGTTCTGTAAACAGATGCAGCCTCCTGGAGAGTGA